Proteins co-encoded in one Saccharomyces cerevisiae S288C chromosome II, complete sequence genomic window:
- the PET112 gene encoding glutamyl-tRNA(Gln) amidotransferase subunit PET112 (Subunit of the trimeric GatFAB AmidoTransferase(AdT) complex; involved in the formation of Q-tRNAQ; mutation is functionally complemented by the bacterial GatB ortholog) — protein sequence MLRLARFYSLARTKAIHSHGAPFRPEYALKCGLEIHTQLNTKNKLFSQSTNSATSLVDAPNHHTSYYDIALPGTQPVLNLEAILFAMKLSLALGSQVNSISQFDRKHYFYGDQPQGYQLTQHYRPFARGGKINLSKELDDIDESAKEIGILQLQIEQDTGKSHYTETDKDVITLVDLNRSNVPLIELVTKPDFSDIKQVRAFIKKYQNLVRHLHISSGDLETGAMRVDVNLSINEYARVELKNLPNTSSIINAIKYEYQRQVELISVGDTSSLMEPETRGWTGSSTVKLRSKETTIDYRYMPDPELPYINLAPDVISGVRGLMPQLPDDIMRILMKKPYQLSLKDAKILTYNSNQNDMYNHEALRSYYLDTFREFSKLAGERSNAKLPTNWIIHEFLGDLNKLQIPLAKAKEILPPPVFAQFLKLLHEEVISATSGKMLLFHILENFEQSNCQDLSIPDFSKLIEKFELHAINQVDPQELMDLCNDVIAQHTDDTFIRNLVTGKKKSSLKFLIGQGMRRSQGRIKANEFEKKFKEILNIQW from the coding sequence ATGTTGCGGCTTGCACGTTTTTATTCTTTGGCCAGAACCAAAGCCATACATAGTCACGGTGCACCCTTCAGGCCGGAATATGCATTGAAGTGTGGATTGGAGATTCATACGCAATTGAACACCAAAAACAAGCTTTTTTCACAATCAACGAATAGCGCCACATCTCTAGTGGATGCACCAAACCATCATACTAGTTATTATGACATAGCTCTACCGGGAACGCAGCCGGTTTTGAATCTGGAAGCAATCTTGTTTGCCATGAAACTATCCTTGGCACTGGGTTCTCAAGTGAATAGCATATCTCAGTTTGATAGGAAGCATTATTTTTATGGAGATCAACCTCAAGGCTATCAACTGACGCAGCACTACAGGCCGTTTGCTCGGGGTGGGAAGATCAATCTGTCGAAGGAATTGGATGATATCGATGAATCAGCCAAGGAAATCGGTATCTTACAGTTGCAGATAGAGCAGGACACGGGGAAGTCACACTATACAGAGACAGATAAAGACGTTATTACTTTGGTTGATTTAAATAGGTCGAACGTCCCGCTTATCGAATTGGTAACTAAACCAGATTTCAGTGATATTAAACAGGTTAGAGCgtttattaaaaaatatcagaaTTTGGTACGTCATTTGCACATTTCCTCTGGGGACCTGGAAACGGGCGCCATGCGAGTGGACGTTAACCTCTCAATTAATGAATATGCACGCGTTGAGTTGAAGAATTTACCCAATACTAGTTCCATCATCAATGCAATCAAGTACGAATATCAGCGGCAAGTTGAGTTGATTTCTGTGGGTGACACTAGCTCACTGATGGAGCCAGAAACAAGGGGCTGGACAGGCTCATCAACGGTGAAGTTGAGAAGCAAAGAAACCACGATCGATTACAGGTACATGCCTGATCCAGAATTGCCGTATATCAACCTCGCACCAGACGTTATCAGTGGTGTGAGAGGGTTGATGCCCCAATTACCGGACGATATAATGAGAATTCTTATGAAGAAACCCTATCAATTATCATTGAAGGACGCCAAGATTCTGACTTATAATAGTAACCAAAACGATATGTACAATCATGAGGCGTTGAGATCGTACTACTTAGACACCTTCCGTGAATTTTCCAAGCTTGCTGGTGAACGTAGTAACGCGAAATTACCTACGAATTGGATAATCCATGAATTCTTGGGAGATTTGAACAAGCTACAAATTCCATTGGCcaaagcaaaagaaattttgcCTCCTCCGGTTTTCGCCcagtttttgaagttaTTGCATGAAGAGGTTATATCCGCAACTAGTGGTAAAATGTTACTGTTTCACATATTGGAAAATTTCGAGCAGAGTAACTGCCAAGATTTGTCTATTccagatttttcaaaactaaTCGAGAAATTTGAATTGCATGCGATTAATCAGGTCGACCCTCAAGAATTGATGGATCTCTGTAATGATGTCATTGCACAGCACACAGATGACACTTTTATACGGAACCTGGTTACTGGTAAAAAGAAGTCCTCTTTAAAATTCCTAATTGGACAAGGAATGAGACGAAGCCAGGGACGTATAAAGGCAAACGAATtcgagaaaaaattcaaagagaTCTTAAATATTCAATGGTAA
- the NUP170 gene encoding Nup170p (Subunit of inner ring of nuclear pore complex (NPC); contributes to NPC assembly and nucleocytoplasmic transport; interacts with genomic regions that contain ribosomal protein and subtelomeric genes, where it functions in nucleosome positioning and as a repressor of transcription; both Nup170p and Nup157p are similar to human Nup155p; NUP170 has a paralog, NUP157, that arose from the whole genome duplication) — MFQSFFHNNGPAAAGETFSDSRSYPLTNHQEVPRNGLNELASSATKAQQQPTHILNSYPITGSNPLMRASAMGATSGSINPNMSNMNEHIRVSGMGTSKPLDLAGKYIDHLQHKDSNTPVLDERSYYNSGVDYNFSREKNGLGAFTPFEKQDVFNIPDEILHEFSTSQTKTDMGIFPELNRCWITIDNKLILWNINNDNEYQVVDDMKHTIQKVALVRPKPNTFVPAVKHLLLISTTMELFMFAISLDKATNELSVFNTHLSVPVQGIDVIDIVSHERSGRIFFAGQASGLNIWELHYSGSDDWFNSKCSKVCLTKSALLSLLPTNMLSQIPGVDFIQALFEDNSNGNGGFSQETITQLTIDQQRGIIYSLSSKSTIRAYVITEKSLEGPMSIEPAYISRIIGTTTARAAPILGPKYLKIVKISSVAPEENNNLFLVALTVGGVRLYFNGSMGRFNIEALRLESIKFPPSSVTPEVIQQELLHQQQEQAKRSFPFFSNLMSSEPVLLKFQKKSSVLLETTKASTIISPGIFFSAVIKSSQQTHQQEKKENSSVTGTTATAGSKTVKQQPVTLQHKLFVSVPDYGILKTHGKYVENATFLETAGPVQQIIPLSGLFNATTKPQGFANEFATQYTSETLRVAVLTSTSIEIYKYRTPDEIFEDLIDNPLPFVLNYGAAEACSTALFVTCKSNKSEKLRSNALTFLTMGIPGVVDIKPVYNRYSVSTVSSLLSKPTLSTATTNLQQSITGFSKPSPANKEDFDLDDVILSPRFYGIALLITRLLRDIWGRHVFMTFTDNRVTSHAFISSSDPITPSINNLKSDEISQNRNIISKVSISKDCIEYYLSSINILNEFFITYGDSISQISAPYVLANNSNGRVIDKTEEVANQAESIAINAMIKMVQSIKEGLSFLNVLYEESEVEGFDNQYLGFKDIISFVSLDVQKDLVKLDFKDLFAPNDKTKSLIREILLSIINRNITKGASIEYTATALQERCGSFCSASDILGFRAIEHLRRAKEIGLRNYDSLNYHLKNATALLEQIVDDLSIEKLKEAVSMMLSVNYYPKSIEFLLNIANSMDKGKLACQYVANGFLENDDRKQYYDKRILVYDLVFDTLIKVDELAEKKQSSKTQNQISISNDDEVKLRQKSYEAALKYNDRLFHYHMYDWLVSQNREEKLLDIETPFILPYLMEKAGSSLKISNILWVYYSRRSKFFESAEILYRLATSNFDITLFERIEFLSRANGFCNSVSPLSQKQRIVQLASRIQDACEVAGIQGDILSLVYTDARIDSAIKDELIKTLDGKILSTSELFNDFAVPLSYHEIALFIFKIADFRDHEVIMAKWDELFQSLRMEFNNTGKKEDSMNFINLLSNVLIKIGKNVQDSEFIFPIFELFPIVCNFFYETLPKEHIVSGSIVSIFITAGVSFNKMYYILKELIETSDSDNSVFNKEMTWLIHEWYKSDRKFRDIISYNDIIHLKEYKIDNDPIEKYVKNSGNNLGICFYKE; from the coding sequence AtgtttcaaagttttttccACAACAATGGGCCCGCTGCTGCCGGTGAAACGTTTTCAGATAGCAGATCGTACCCTTTAACGAATCATCAAGAAGTACCCAGGAATGGACTGAATGAGTTGGCCTCATCTGCAACCAAGGCGCAACAACAACCTACACACATATTAAACTCATATCCAATTACCGGGTCCAACCCACTCATGAGGGCAAGCGCAATGGGGGCGACCTCTGGCAGCATCAATCCTAATATGTCCAACATGAATGAGCACATTCGTGTTTCCGGGATGGGGACTTCTAAGCCCCTGGACTTAGCGGGAAAGTACATTGACCATCTACAACATAAAGATAGTAACACTCCCGTACTCGACGAACGATCTTATTATAACAGCGGGGTAGATTATAACTTCAGCAGAGAAAAAAACGGCTTAGGAGCGTTTACTCCATTTGAAAAGCAAGATGTGTTCAACATTCCGGACGAGATTTTGCATGAATTTTCCACTTCACAGACAAAAACTGATATGGGTATTTTCCCGGAGTTAAATCGATGTTGGATAACTATTGATAATAAACTGATACTCTGGAATATTAACAATGACAATGAGTATCAGGTGGTAGATGATATGAAGCATACCATTCAAAAAGTCGCCTTGGTAAGACCTAAGCCAAACACCTTTGTGCCTGCCGTGAAGCATCTACTTTTGATAAGCACGACAATGGAGCTTTTCATGTTTGCTATTTCCTTAGACAAAGCCACCAACGAACTCAGTGTATTCAATACACATCTATCAGTCCCTGTACAAGGCATTGATGTAATAGACATTGTGTCTCATGAAAGATCGGGTAGAATTTTCTTCGCAGGCCAAGCCAGTGGCCTGAATATCTGGGAGTTGCACTACTCAGGTTCCGATGACTGGTTCAATAGTAAATGTAGTAAGGTCTGTCTGACAAAGTCTGCCCTATTAAGTCTTCTACCTACTAACATGTTATCGCAGATTCCAGGTGTTGATTTTATTCAGGCTTTGTTCGAAGATAATTCTAACGGTAATGGCGGATTTTCTCAAGAGACCATCACGCAACTAACTATTGACCAACAAAGAGGAATCATCTATTCATTATCCTCCAAATCCACCATTAGAGCATACGTaataacagaaaaatcACTGGAAGGACCCATGTCAATTGAGCCTGCCTACATCAGTAGGATCATAGGTACCACGACGGCAAGGGCAGCACCGATTTTGGGCCCCAAATACCTAAAAATTGTCAAGATAAGCTCTGTTGCaccagaagaaaacaacaatttgTTTTTAGTTGCTTTAACAGTAGGTGGTGTGCGTTTGTACTTTAATGGTTCCATGGGCAGATTTAACATCGAAGCTTTGAGGTTAGAATCGATCAAGTTCCCCCCTAGTTCTGTAACTCCTGAAGTCATCCAACAAGAATTACTACATCAACAACAGGAACAGGCGAAGAGAAgctttcctttcttttcaaatctaATGTCTTCCGAACCAGTCCTCTTAAAATtccaaaagaaatcatCTGTATTACTAGAGACTACAAAAGCAAGTACAATTATTTCCCCAggcatatttttttccgcTGTGATCAAGTCATCTCAGCAAACTCatcaacaagaaaaaaaagagaactCATCTGTTACTGGAACGACCGCTACCGCAGGGTCTAAAACTGTCAAACAACAGCCAGTTACTTTACAACATAAGCTTTTCGTTAGTGTTCCAGATTATGGTATCTTGAAAACACACGGTAAGTACGTTGAAAATGCCACGTTTTTGGAAACTGCGGGCCCAGTTCAACAAATTATTCCCTTATCGGGGTTGTTTAATGCAACGACAAAGCCACAAGGATTTGCTAACGAATTTGCGACACAGTACACATCAGAAACTTTAAGGGTAGCAGTTTTGACGAGCACTTCTATCGAAATTTATAAATATCGTACTcctgatgaaatttttgaggATCTAATCGATAATCCGCTGCCATTCGTCTTAAATTATGGTGCCGCGGAAGCTTGTTCCACTGCATTGTTTGTTACTTGCAAATCAAAtaaatctgaaaaattaagaTCTAATGCCCTGACTTTTTTAACTATGGGTATTCCTGGCGTTGTTGACATCAAACCTGTCTACAACCGTTATTCTGTATCTACAGTATCCTCTTTATTGTCAAAGCCCACTTTATCAACCGCAACAACTAATCTCCAACAATCAATAACTGGCTTTAGTAAACCCTCCCCTGCAAACAAGGAAGATTTTGACTTAGATGACGTAATATTATCCCCCAGATTTTACGGTATTGCATTATTGATTACCAGACTACTTCGAGATATTTGGGGGAGACATGTCTTCATGACTTTTACAGATAATAGGGTGACATCCCAtgctttcatttcttcttctgatCCAATCACTCCATCTATTAATAACCTAAAAAGTGATGAAATTTCACAAAATAGGAACATAATATCAAAGGTTTCTATTTCCAAGGATTGTATCGAGTACTATCTATCTTCAATTAACATtttaaatgaatttttcatcacttATGGTGATTCAATTTCCCAAATATCAGCTCCCTACGTATTAGCGAACAATTCTAACGGCAGGGTTATTGATAAAACAGAAGAAGTTGCAAACCAAGCGGAAAGTATAGCGATTAATGCGATGATCAAAATGGTACAGTCCATAAAGGAAGGTCTATCATTCTTGAACGTTTTATACGAGGAAAGCGAAGTCGAAGGATTCGACAACCAATACCTTGGTTTCAAGGATATAATCAGTTTTGTAAGCTTGGACGTCCAAAAAGATTTAGTCAAACTAGATTTTAAAGATTTATTTGCTCCAAAtgacaaaacaaaatcattaattagagaaattttattatcCATCATCAATAGGAATATCACCAAAGGTGCGTCGATAGAGTATACCGCAACAGCTTTACAAGAACGCTGTGGATCATTCTGCTCTGCAAGTGATATATTAGGATTTAGAGCCATTGAACATCTTAGAAGGGCTAAAGAAATTGGCTTGCGTAACTATGATTCTCTAAACTATCACCTGAAAAATGCTACTGCTTTACTTGAACAAATTGTGGATGATCTTTCTATcgagaaattgaaagaagcTGTATCAATGATGCTGAGTGTAAATTATTACCCAAAATCTATTGAATTCTTATTGAATATTGCCAACTCTATGGACAAAGGCAAACTAGCTTGTCAATATGTGGCAAATGGatttttagaaaatgatgatagGAAACAATATTACGACAAACGTATCTTAGTTTATGACCTAGTTTTTGATACTTTAATAAAAGTAGACGAACTTGCCGAAAAAAAACAGTCATCAAAAACTCAAAACCAAATTTCGATATCGAATGACGATGAAGTGAAACTGAGACAAAAAAGTTATGAAGCCGCCCTAAAATATAACGATAGATTATTCCACTATCATATGTATGATTGGCTTGTGTCTCAGAACAGAGAGGAAAAACTATTAGATATTGAAACTCCATTCATACTCCCTTATTTAATGGAAAAGGCAGGTAGTTCATTGAAGATATCTAATATACTCTGGGTCTATTATTCAAGAAGATCTAAATTTTTCGAATCTGCTGAAATTCTTTACCGTTTAGCTACATCGAATTTTGACATCACATtgtttgaaagaattgagTTTCTTTCACGCGCCAATGGTTTTTGCAACAGTGTGTCACCATTAAGccagaaacaaagaattgTACAATTAGCTAGTAGGATCCAAGATGCATGTGAAGTTGCTGGTATTCAAGGTGATATATTGTCGCTCGTGTATACAGACGCAAGAATAGATTCAGCCATTAAAGATGAGCTGATCAAAACTCTAGATGGTAAAATATTGAGCACAAGTGAGCTGTTTAATGATTTTGCTGTACCCTTAAGTTACCATGAAATTGCcctattcattttcaagatAGCAGATTTTAGGGACCATGAAGTAATTATGGCCAAGTGGGATGAGCTATTCCAATCTTTGAGGATGGAATTTAATAATACcggaaagaaagaagattcAATGAACTTCATCAACTTACTGTCTAATGTACTGATTAAAATTGGTAAAAATGTTCAGGATTCTGAATTCATTTTCCCCATTTTCGAACTCTTTCCCATTGTctgtaattttttctaCGAAACACTACCTAAGGAACATATTGTATCAGGGTCGATAGTTTCTATATTCATAACAGCGGGTGTTTCTTTCAACAAAATGTACtatattttaaaagaacTAATCGAGACATCAGATTCCGATAATTCCGtatttaataaagaaatgacCTGGTTAATTCACGAATGGTACAAATCGGACAGGAAATTTAGGGACATTATTTCCTACAACGATATCATTCACTTGAAGGAATACAAAATTGATAATGATCCAATTGAAAAGTACGTTAAGAACAGCGGCAATAATTTGGGGATTTGTTTCtacaaagaataa
- the ATG8 gene encoding ubiquitin-like protein ATG8 (Ubiquitin-like protein conjugated to phosphatidylethanolamine (PE); role in membrane fusion and phagophore expansion during autophagosome formation; deconjugation is also required for biogenesis; targets Atg1p to autophagosomes; binds to the Atg1p-Atg13p complex, triggers its vacuolar degradation; role in vacuolar membrane protein turnover during early stationary phase; component of autophagosomes and Cvt vesicles; targeted to vacuole via AP-3 pathway) — translation MKSTFKSEYPFEKRKAESERIADRFKNRIPVICEKAEKSDIPEIDKRKYLVPADLTVGQFVYVIRKRIMLPPEKAIFIFVNDTLPPTAALMSAIYQEHKDKDGFLYVTYSGENTFGR, via the coding sequence ATGAAGTCTACATTTAAGTCTGAATatccatttgaaaaaaggaaggcGGAGTCGGAGAGGATTGCTGACAGGTTCAAGAATAGGATACCTGTGATTTGCGAAAAAGCTGAAAAGTCAGATATTCCAGAGATTGATAAGCGTAAATATCTAGTTCCTGCTGACCTTACCGTAGGGCAATTTGTTTATGTTATAAGAAAGAGAATTATGCTACCCCCTGAGAAGGccatcttcatttttgtcAATGATACTTTGCCACCTACTGCGGCGTTGATGTCTGCCATATATCAAGAACACAAGGATAAGGACGGGTTTTTGTATGTCACTTACTCAGGAGAAAATACATTTGGCAGGTAG
- the ILS1 gene encoding isoleucine--tRNA ligase ILS1 (Cytoplasmic isoleucine-tRNA synthetase; target of the G1-specific inhibitor reveromycin A) produces the protein MSESNAHFSFPKEEEKVLSLWDEIDAFHTSLELTKDKPEFSFFDGPPFATGTPHYGHILASTIKDIVPRYATMTGHHVERRFGWDTHGVPIEHIIDKKLGITGKDDVFKYGLENYNNECRSIVMTYASDWRKTIGRLGRWIDFDNDYKTMYPSFMESTWWAFKQLHEKGQVYRGFKVMPYSTGLTTPLSNFEAQQNYKDVNDPAVTIGFNVIGQEKTQLVAWTTTPWTLPSNLSLCVNADFEYVKIYDETRDRYFILLESLIKTLYKKPKNEKYKIVEKIKGSDLVGLKYEPLFPYFAEQFHETAFRVISDDYVTSDSGTGIVHNAPAFGEEDNAACLKNGVISEDSVLPNAIDDLGRFTKDVPDFEGVYVKDADKLIIKYLTNTGNLLLASQIRHSYPFCWRSDTPLLYRSVPAWFVRVKNIVPQMLDSVMKSHWVPNTIKEKRFANWIANARDWNVSRNRYWGTPIPLWVSDDFEEVVCVGSIKELEELTGVRNITDLHRDVIDKLTIPSKQGKGDLKRIEEVFDCWFESGSMPYASQHYPFENTEKFDERVPANFISEGLDQTRGWFYTLAVLGTHLFGSVPYKNVIVSGIVLAADGRKMSKSLKNYPDPSIVLNKYGADALRLYLINSPVLKAESLKFKEEGVKEVVSKVLLPWWNSFKFLDGQIALLKKMSNIDFQYDDSVKSDNVMDRWILASMQSLVQFIHEEMGQYKLYTVVPKLLNFIDELTNWYIRFNRRRLKGENGVEDCLKALNSLFDALFTFVRAMAPFTPFLSESIYLRLKEYIPEAVLAKYGKDGRSVHFLSYPVVKKEYFDEAIETAVSRMQSVIDLGRNIREKKTISLKTPLKTLVILHSDESYLKDVEALKNYIIEELNVRDVVITSDEAKYGVEYKAVADWPVLGKKLKKDAKKVKDALPSVTSEQVREYLESGKLEVAGIELVKGDLNAIRGLPESAVQAGQETRTDQDVLIIMDTNIYSELKSEGLARELVNRIQKLRKKCGLEATDDVLVEYELVKDTIDFEAIVKEHFDMLSKTCRSDIAKYDGSKTDPIGDEEQSINDTIFKLKVFKL, from the coding sequence ATGTCCGAGAGTAACGCACACTTCTCATTTCCaaaggaggaagaaaaagttctATCTCTTTGGGATGAAATAGATGCCTTTCATACTTCATTAGAATTAACAAAAGACAAACCGGAGTTTTCCTTCTTCGATGGGCCTCCATTTGCCACCGGTACTCCTCATTACGGTCATATTCTTGCTTCCACTATTAAGGATATTGTTCCAAGATACGCTACCATGACAGGCCACCACGTGGAAAGAAGATTCGGTTGGGATACACACGGTGTTCCAATTGAACATATCATTGACAAGAAATTAGGTATCACGGGTAAAGATGACGTCTTCAAGTATGGTCTTGAAAACTACAACAATGAGTGTAGATCCATTGTTATGACTTATGCCAGTGATTGGAGAAAAACTATTGGTCGTTTGGGTCGTTGGATTGATTTCGACAACGATTACAAGACTATGTATCCATCCTTTATGGAGTCCACATGGTGGGCTTTCAAGCAACTTCATGAAAAAGGTCAAGTTTACCGTGGATTCAAAGTTATGCCTTATTCTACTGGCCTAACCACTCCCTTGAGTAACTTTGAAGCTCAGCAAAACTATAAAGATGTTAACGACCCAGCTGTGACCATTGGTTTCAATGTTATTGGCCAGGAAAAAACTCAATTGGTCGCATGGACTACGACTCCATGGACTTTACCTTCCAATTTGTCGTTATGTGTTAACGCTGATTTCGAATATGTAAAGATTTACGACGAAACCAGAGATCGTTATTTCATCTTATTAGAATCTTTGATTAAAACCTTGTATAAGAAGCCtaagaatgaaaaatataagattgtggaaaaaattaaaggtTCTGATTTGGTTGGTTTGAAGTATGAACCATTGTTCCCATATTTCGCTGAACAGTTCCATGAAACAGCTTTTAGAGTTATTTCAGATGATTATGTTACTAGTGATTCCGGTACTGGTATTGTTCATAACGCTCCCGCTTTCGGTGAAGAGGATAATGCTGCTTGTTTGAAGAACGGCGTCATATCCGAAGATTCAGTGTTACCTAACGCCATTGATGACCTTGGTAGATTCACGAAAGACGTTCCTGATTTTGAGGGTGTTTATGTCAAGGACGCTGATAAGTTGATTATTAAGTACTTAACTAATACTGGAAATTTGTTATTGGCATCCCAAATTCGCCATTCCTATCCATTCTGTTGGAGATCCGATACCCCATTGTTATACCGTTCTGTTCCAGCTTGGTTCGTTCGTGTTAAAAACATTGTCCCTCAAATGTTGGATTCTGTGATGAAATCTCACTGGGTTCCTAACACCATCAAGGAAAAGAGGTTCGCCAACTGGATCGCCAATGCCCGTGACTGGAACGTTTCCAGAAATAGATATTGGGGTACTCCAATTCCTTTATGGGTTTCAGACGATTTTGAGGAGGTCGTCTGTGTTGGTTCTatcaaagaattggaagaattgACCGGTGTGCGTAACATCACTGACTTGCATCGTGATGTCATTGACAAATTGACAATTCCATCCAAGCAAGGTAAGGGTGACTTAAAgagaattgaagaagttttTGATTGTTGGTTTGAATCTGGTTCTATGCCTTATGCTTCTCAACATTATCCATTTGAAAAcacagaaaaatttgacGAAAGAGTTCCAGCTAATTTCATCTCTGAAGGTTTGGATCAAACAAGAGGTTGGTTCTACACGTTAGCTGTCTTAGGTACCCATCTATTTGGCTCTGTTCCATACAAGAACGTCATCGTCTCTGGTATTGTCTTAGCTGCCGATGGTAGAAAGATGTCTAAatccttgaaaaattacccTGATCCATCCATTGTTCTGAACAAATATGGTGCGGATGCATTAAGATTGTACTTGATAAACTCACCTGTTTTAAAAGCTGAAagtttgaaattcaaagaagaggGTGTTAAGGAGGTTGTTTCAAAGGTCTTACTACCATGGTGGAACtcctttaaatttttggacGGTCAAATTGCcttgttgaaaaagatgtcTAACATCGACTTCCAATATGATGATTCTGTGAAAAGTGATAATGTCATGGACAGATGGATTTTAGCTTCTATGCAATCTCTAGTACAATTCATTCACGAAGAAATGGGTCAGTACAAATTATACACTGTCGTTccaaaacttttgaatttcattGATGAATTGACAAACTGGTATATTAGATTTAATCGTCGTCGTTTGAAGGGTGAAAACGGTGTTGAGGACTGTTTGAAAGCATTAAATTCTTTATTCGATGCCTTATTCACATTTGTCCGTGCCATGGCTCCATTCACCCCATTTTTGTCAGAAAGCATTTATTTGAGACTGAAGGAATACATCCCAGAAGCTGTCTTAGCAAAATACGGTAAGGACGGAAGATCAGTCCATTTCTTATCTTACCCAGTGGTCAAGAAAGAATACTTTGACGAGGCCATCGAAACTGCAGTTTCTAGAATGCAATCCGTTATCGATTTGGGTAGAAACATTcgtgaaaagaaaactattTCCTTAAAAACTCCATTGAAGACTTTGGTCATCCTTCACAGTGATGAATCATACTTGAAGGATGTAGAAGCCTTGAAAAACTACATTATCGAGGAATTAAATGTTCGTGATGTTGTTATCACCTCCGATGAGGCAAAATATGGTGTTGAGTATAAAGCAGTTGCTGATTGGCCTGTATTGGGtaagaagttgaaaaaagacgCAAAGAAGGTTAAAGATGCCCTACCATCAGTCACTTCTGAGCAAGTACGGGAATATTTGGAAAGCGGAAAGTTGGAGGTTGCCGGTATTGAACTGGTTAAAGGAGATTTGAATGCTATTAGAGGCTTGCCAGAATCTGCTGTCCAAGCTGGACAAGAAACCAGAACCGACCAAGACGTGTTAATCATCATGGATACAAATATTTACTCTGAACTAAAGAGTGAAGGTCTCGCAAGAGAGCTGGTCAACAGAATccaaaaattgagaaagaagTGTGGTTTGGAAGCCACCGACGATGTTTTAGTGGAGTACGAATTAGTTAAAGATACTATCGACTTTGAAGCCATTGTCAAAGAACATTTTGATATGTTAAGCAAGACCTGTAGATCCGACATTGCCAAATATGACGGCTCAAAGACAGACCCAATTGGTGATGAAGAACAATCTATTAATGAcaccattttcaaattaaaaGTGTTCAAATTATGA